From Ailuropoda melanoleuca isolate Jingjing chromosome 8, ASM200744v2, whole genome shotgun sequence, a single genomic window includes:
- the LOC100475430 gene encoding olfactory receptor 6T1, producing the protein MSPENWTRVTEFVLLGFPRSHILQSLSFLGLMVTYVITATGNLLIIGLSWTDRRMHTQMYFFLRNLSFLELLLVSVVVPKMLVIMLTGDHTISFASCILQSYLYFLLGTTDFFLLVVMSLDRYLAICRPLHYETLMSGPVCSRLVLASWLAGFLWVLCPTILMANLPFCGPNGIDHFFCDSWPLLRLSCGDTRLLELVAFVLSTSVLLGSLALTSVSYACILATVSRAPTAAERKKAFSTCASHLTVVIIVYSCSISVYIRTSDAQSTLLNKGASVLSCIITPLLSPFIFSLRNEKVKQALRDALKWHRTMASRGYEGHT; encoded by the coding sequence ATGAGTCCTGAAAACTGGACTCGGGTGACAGAGTTTGTCCTTCTGGGTTTCCCCAGGAGCCACATCCTGCAGTCCCTGTCGTTCCTGGGGTTGATGGTGACCTACGTCATAACGGCCACAGGCAACCTGCTCATTATTGGGCTCAGCTGGACGGACCgacgcatgcacacacagatgtACTTCTTCCTGAGGAACCTGTCCTTCCTGGAGCTGTTGCTCGTGTCTGTGGTGGTTCCCAAGATGCTCGTGATCATGCTCACAGGGGATCACACCATCTCCTTTGCCAGCTGCATCCTCCAGTCCTATCTCTACTTCCTGCTAGGCACCACCGACTTCTTCCtcttagttgtcatgtctctggATCGTTACTTGGCCATCTGCCGACCACTCCACTATGAGACTCTGATGAGTGGTCCTGTCTGTTCCCGACTTGTTCTGGCCTCCTGGCTAGCTGGATTCCTCTGGGTCCTTTGCCCCACCATCCTCATGGCCAACCTACCTTTCTGTGGCCCCAATGGTATTGACCACTTTTTCTGTGACAGTTGGCCTTTGCTGAGGCTCTCTTGTGGGGACACCCGCCTCCTGGAGCTGGTGGCTTTCGTGCTGTCCACGTCAGTGTTACTGGGCTCGCTGGCACTGACCTCAGTTTCCTACGCCTGCATTCTTGCCACTGTTTCCAGGGCCCCCACAGCTGCTGAGAGAAAGAAGGCCTTCTCCACTTGTGCCTCACATCTTACCGTGGTCATCATCGTCTACAGTTGCTCCATTTCTGTCTACATTCGTACGTCAGACGCTCAGTCCACGCTACTCAACAAAGGTGCCTCAGTCCTGAGCTGTATCATCACACCCCTCCTGAGCCCATTCATCTTCAGTCTCCGCAATGAGAAGGTGAAGCAGGCGCTGAGAGATGCCCTGAAGTGGCACAGAACCATGGCTTCGAGAGGCTATGAGGGTCACACGTAA
- the LOC100469633 gene encoding LOW QUALITY PROTEIN: olfactory receptor 4D5 (The sequence of the model RefSeq protein was modified relative to this genomic sequence to represent the inferred CDS: inserted 1 base in 1 codon) has translation MNPANHSQVTGFVLLGLSQVWELRFLFLIVFSVVYLLTVTGNLLIVAIVTSDPRLHTTMYFLLGNLSFLDFCYSTITAPRMLVDLLSGHPIISFGSCLTQLFSFHFIGGIKIFLLTVMAYDRYVAISQPLRYALIMNRTVCGLLMVASWVGGFIHSIVQVGLTVQLPFCGPDKLDNFYCDVPQLIKLACTDTFVLELLMVSNNGLVTLMCFLVLLGSYTALLFMLRGHSREGRSKALSTCASHIAVVTLIFVPCVYIYARPFRTFPMDKAVSVLYTMVTPMVNPAIYTLRNKEVIMAMKKLWRXQKDLLGPLEH, from the exons ATGAATCCGGCAAATCATTCCCAAGTGACAGGCTTCGTCCTCCTGGGGCTCTCTCAGGTGTGGGAGCTCCGCTTCCTCTTCCTCATTGTCTTCTCTGTTGTGTATCTGTTGACTGTAACGGGAAATCTCCTTATTGTGGCCATAGTGACCTCTGACCCACGCCTCCACACAACCATGTACTTTCTCTTAGGCAATCTTTCTTTCCTAGACTTTTGCTACTCGACCATCACGGCACCTAGGATGCTGGTTGACTTGCTCTCGGGCCACCCCATCATTTCCTTTGGCAGCTGCCTGACTCAGCTCTTCTCCTTCCACTTCATTGGAGGCATCAAGATCTTCCTGCTGACGGTGATGGCCTACGACCGCTATGTTGCCATCTCCCAGCCCTTGCGCTACGCACTTATTATGAACAGGACTGTCTGTGGGCTCCTCATGGTAGCCTCCTGGGTGGGGGGCTTCATCCACTCCATTGTACAGGTTGGACTGACTGTCCAGCTGCCATTCTGTGGGCCTGACAAGCTGGACAACTTTTACTGTGATGTGCCTCAGCTGATCAAGTTGGCCTGCACAGATACCTTTGTCCTAGAGCTACTGATGGTGTCTAATAACGGCCTGGTGACTTTGATGTGTTTTCTGGTGCTCCTGGGATCCTACACGGCACTGTTATTCATGCTCCGAGGCCACTCACGGGAAGGCCGCAGCAAAGCCCTATCCACCTGTGCCTCCCATATTGCTGTGGTGACCTTAATCTTTGTGCCTTGTGTCTACATCTATGCAAGGCCATTTCGGACATTCCCTATGGACAAGGCTGTCTCTGTGCTGTACACAATGGTCACTCCCATGGTGAATCCTGCCATCTATACCCTGAGAAACAAGGAAGTGATCATGGCCATGAAAAAGCTGTGGA GGCAAAAGGACCTTCTGGGTCCCCTGGAACACTGA
- the LOC100483800 gene encoding olfactory receptor 147-like: MAAGNDSSVTEFILLGLTQQPELQLPFFFIFLVIYGVTVMGNMGLIILIGLSPQLHTPMYYFLFNLSFIDLCYSSVIIPRMLMGFVKENIVPYAECMTQLCFFSFFVIDECYILTSMAYDRYVAICKPLLYKAIMSPQVCLMLMAGTYAMGFVGAMTHTGCMLRLTFCDGNIINHYMCDIPPLLRLSCTSTYINELGVFIVVGVNVIVPSLTISVSYTLILSNVFHIRSTEGRSKAFSTCSSHIITVSLFFGSSAFMYLKPSPAGSLDQDKVSTVFYTIVGPVMNPFIYSLRNKDVKIALSKTLKKRVFS; encoded by the coding sequence ATGGCTGCAGGAAATGACTCTTCAGTGACCGAGTTTATCCTGCTGGGTTTAACACAACAGCCAGAACTCCAGctgcctttcttcttcattttcttagtaATCTATGGGGTCACAGTGATGGGGAATATGGGCTTGATTATTCTGATTGGTCTGAGCCCTCAGCTGCACACTCCCATGTACTACTTTCTCTTCAACCTTTCCTTCATTGATCTCTGCTACTCGTCTGTCATAATCCCTAGAATGCTGATGGGTTTTGTAAAAGAGAACATTGTCCCTTATGCAGAGTGCATGACGCagctctgtttcttctccttctttgttATTGATGAGTGCTATATTTTGACATCGATGGCCTATGACCggtatgtggccatctgtaagccccTGCTTTACAAGGCCATCATGTCCCCTCAGGTCTGCCTCATGCTGATGGCGGGAACATATGCGATGGGGTTTGTGGGTGCCATGACCCACACCGGGTGCATGCTGAGACTGACCTTCTGTGATGGCAACATCATCAATCATTACATGTGTGACATACCTCCTCTCCTCCGGCTCTCCTGCACCAGCACCTACATCAACGAGCTGGGGGTTTTCATCGTGGTGGGCGTCAACGTCATAGTGCCCAGTCTCACCATCTCCGTTTCTTACACCTTGATCCTCTCCAACGTTTTCCACATCCGTTCTACAGAGGGCAGGTCCAAAGCCTTCAGCACCTGCAGCTCCCACATAAttactgtttctctcttctttgggtcATCAGCATTCATGTATCTTAAGCCTTCTCCTGCTGGGTCTTTGGATCAAGATAAAGTATCCACAGTTTTTTATACCATCGTGGGGCCAGTGATGAATCCTTttatctacagcctgaggaacaaagaTGTTAAAATTGCACTGAGTAAGACTTTGAAGAAAAGGGTGTTCTCATAA